The stretch of DNA TGGGGGGCCGAACGAGTGGAGTTGTTcttacatgttgaacacttttaggTTTAAAGCCATCTTAAAAATGGAATTATGCAAGCCAAAACCTGATGCCACCATTAAGAAAGAGGGCGAAGCCATAAACACTCTGTTTGCATTTTGGATCTGTAATTCAAGCTGTTAATCCCAGCAGCTTTGGCCACGCGGCGCCGCGCCACCGCGCAAGCGATGGGATCGCCGAGCTGAGAGCCCAGGTTTCCCTGCTGCTGCTGGGATGCACCGCAAGCGTGTAGCAGCAACATGAATCTAAGGAAAGAatacagagtacaggagcaggccAGCCGAGTAGGTAAGGGCATGGCCAATGCATAGCCCCAGGGTGATGCCTCACATGTCATGTAGAATCGGATGACAGAAAAAATAGATTCGGATGGGGAAGCGAGATCCTCTACAGGAGATGGGTACTTGGAGAGAAAAAGTGTGATCCAGTGCGTAAAATTGAAAATGTTAAGGCGAAGAGTAGGGATGCACGTGTAGTGAGAGTCACTTTCTATTCTTTGATGATGCCCATTAATAATAGCTTGCATTGGGGAAAAAAAATTATCATAGATACCTCAAATTACCTTTTGTCATGAGGCATTTGTATCCATATGCCATGATTGTATATGGCCTAAAGGAGACCTGGGAACCGAAGAAAGGAATGAGCCCTGCTCAGTGATGACAGCGCCACTTTTCTCAATCTCAAGCTAAAAGTTTCTGAAGATTTTCACCCAAGACCAGAGGAAGATAGGCACCTGCTAGCTAGCTCGCCCGCTAGGCCCTCCATGGATCCCTATCCCCGCCGGCGAAGCAACCCAGCGAGGGTGCCGTGCCCGTCCTCCGCCACCTCCATCTTCCTCCCCCCTCACGTATTCGTGTTCCTTTCTTCCTCCCCTACCGTACTTCCCCTCCGTTCTTTATTTCTTCAAAACTGGCCGGCATCGCTGGAGGCGCCCCGCCGGTCGACGCTTCCCGCCATATTTATACCCCCCCGCGCGCAAAACGGCCATACCCGTACGAGCTTCGAAGTCCTCTTCTCGTTTCGCTTGGAGTCGCCATGGGTTCCCCGTCCAGAGCCGCCCTGGTGCTCGCGCTGCCTCTCCTTTGCCTCCTGTCAGGTACGCATTTCACGTCTGGTTCCATCGATCGGCGCTCACTGTCGAGCTTGCTTCGTGCCGGAATTTTGAGACGTACGTTTGCGTCCACGCATGCAGGGGCGACGATGCGTGCGGAGGCGGCCAGGATGTTCACGATCATCAACAAGTGCGAGACGACGGTGTGGCCGGCGGTGACGCCGGGGGGCAGCTTCGGCGGGGGCGGGTTCGAGCTCAAGACGGGGCAGTCGGCCGTCTTCACGGCGCCGCCGGCGTGGTCGGGCCGCATCTGGGGCCGCACGGACTGCGCCTTCGACCAGGCCGGCACCGGCAAGTGCGGCACGGGCGCCTGCGGCGCGGCCCTCAAGTGCGGCGCGTCGGGCGACCCGCCGGCGAGCCTGGCCGAGTTCACGCTCGCCACCACGGACTTCTACGACGTGAGCCTCGTGGACGGCTTCAACCTGCCCATCACGGTGACCCCCGTGAGCGGGCGCGGCAACTGCTCCGTGGCCGGCTGCGACGGCGACCTCCGGGACACCTGCCCCGCCGAGCTCTCCGTGAAGGGCTCCAACGGGAAGACGGCGGCGTGCCGGAGCGCCTGCGACGTGTTCAACACCGACCAGTACTGCTGCCGCGGCAAGTTCGGGGGGCCGTCCACCTGCCCGCCCACGCCATACTCCAAGAAGTTCAAGGAGGCCTGCCCGTCGGCGTACAGCTACGCCTACGACGATCCCAGCAGCCTCTTCCAGTGCTCCGGCGCCGACTACGTCATCACCTTCTGCGCAAACAGGTGACGCCATTAATAAAATTCCTGTGATCTTTACACTTTTGGATTGCGAGCTTCCATTTTTGGGTACCAATGCGTAGATTCTTGTgtttctaccaggaagcaatcggtGTGCACGCACCACAACAACAAGCTCGAGTGCGATGCCTCAAGCCGACACCTGCCGATCATGTCCGCCATGATGCTGCTGGTGCTGCTCGTCAGCTTTGTGGCACTGTAGTTTCCCATGTGATTCAGGAGAACAGAATTTAAGGTGGAGGATCTCGGTATTTCTTTGGAGTTTGGAGAGGGGACGTTAGCGATCTTCTTTTTTTTACCTGTGTTTTCGATCGTCTGTCCGGGTGTGAATGGAGGCGTGGCCACCGCATGCAGTGAACATGGTTCGTGTGAACTTTGGACCGCCTCTTGCCAAATGTAAATAGTGCGCAAATGTAAGTGTGCCTTGCTCACTCAAAATGTTCTTCCATGGAAATAAACAGTTTGATCACACAAGGCGGCCACtgatttgtttttgtttcgagaaATTTGGCTAGGTAAGAAAATCCTTTGATTTGATTTGGTTGGAGTGCGCCAGGCCTAGGCAATAGTGCAACACCTAGGCGACACGTGAGAGCCCCTGCAGCAAGCTACTATGGTGGGCCCTCCCTCATAAAAAATAAATTTAATATCGTTGTGGGCGTGTAGCCCACATATCAGATATTAAACTGATAAGAACATATACTACACTTGATCTTAGCCAAAAGGCCGAGAAAGGTATGCTTTGAAACGTTGCCCTGAGTCTCCTTTTATTGCTTCCTCGACCGGCTATGACACTTGtacaggcgaggtgggactaaacgtaaATCAGAGTTGAGAGTGTGCAGTATGCTTTGGCAGCCTTTTTTTTGAGTCTAAACACACTCGCTTTATTGATCAATAATGTTCNNNNNNNNNNNNNNNNNNNNNNNNNNNNNNNNNNNNNNNNNNNNNNNNNNNNNNNNNNNNNNNNNNNNNNNNNNNNNNNNNNNNNNNNNNNNNNNNNNNNNNNNNNNNNNNNNNNNNNNNNNNNNNNNNNNNNNNNNNNNNNNNNNNNNNNNNNNNNNNNNNNNNNNNNNNNNNNNNNNNNNNNNNNNNNNNNNNNNNNNNNNNNNNNNNNNNNNNNNNNNNNNNNNNNNNNNNNNNNNNNNNNNNNNNNNNNNNNNNNNNNNNNNNNNNNNNNNNNNNNNNNNNNNNNNNNNNNNNNNNNNNNNNNNNNNNNNNNNNNNNNNNNNNNNNNNNNNNNNNNNNNNNNNTTAAGAGCCACACATGGCGCCCCGGGTCCAAACCAAAAGTGTGCTTAGCAAGGCTATAGGCCTCTTGATTCGATACTCTGCCTTcaaagatgaagacacaactatgaAATTGAGTAGCAGTCACTCTAATCTCCTTCACAATGCTCGCATTCATTCCTCCAATGCCAAGGTTTATGTCCTGAACAGCGTTTTTGCAGTCAGAAGCAATCTCCACATGAGTTAATGAGAGGTCCAAAGCCAGAGCCATTGCTTCTCGACACGCCAGAGTCTCTAAAGTTGTTGGATCGGTGATCCCAACACTCCTGATGGCTGATGATCCCATGTACATCCCGCTCCCGTCTCTGCATATAGCGATGTAGGACAACCCCTCATCGTTTGCTTTGTTGACCGCACCATCGACCCTTATTTTTGCAAAACCATCAGGAGGCCGGATCCATCTTATCCGGTTTCTGGGAACAGCTACCGGGCGGGTCGTCTCCTTTGGTTTACAATCAGCCAGCTCTCTGAGGTATTTAGTGACAAACATATGTGTGACCATTGGACTCTGGAAAATATTTTCATGGAGTGCTTGCCGTCTCGCAAACCAGATGGCCCAGAGTGTGACCAAAACCTGAGTGAACACCTCAGAGGGGAGAGCCTCAATTAGAGCAAAAATCCACCTCTTGGCATCCGGTTCCGTGGTCTCATTCAAGACTTGGAACGTCTCCATAGGTTGAAGCGCCCAAACGGCCCTGGCAGCATTGCAGTAGAGCAGCGAGTGCTGCCATGAGTCAGTGGCTCCGCAGATACCACAAGTGTCCACCATTGACATGTTCCGATGATGGAGGAGATCGGCTATAGGGATGGACTGTTGTGCCAATCGCCATAGATAGATTTTAACCTTCGAGGGGACTGCAATCTTCCAGAGCTGTGTCCATTGTTTCTGCTCAGCCTCCGAGTTGGATGTATCTGCTCTACCTTCCAACCATGCTTCACGGCTGTGTTTCGTAGTGACCAGCATTCTGTACGCCGAGTGAACAGAGAAAATCCCGTTCTTCTCATGTATCCATGACCAAAATCCCTCTATATGTCTCGTGCACAACGGTATGGAGAGGATGGTCATATCATCAACTGGTAAGAACACTTCCTGGATAGTAGCCCGATCCCAGCTAGCATCCGATATGATCAACTCCCCTACTAGATGTGGGGGGTTTGGGATTCTGCTTGTGATCGGGCGCATGTTGTGAGGTCGAGGGAGCCAATTGTGTTGCCAAATTTGTGTCATTTGGCCATCACCAATGCGGTGAACCAGGCCCTGTGTCATGGTGTCATGCCCTTCGAGGATAGCTCTCCACACCTGCGAGGGTGCCGATCCAAGTACAGCATGCAAAAAGTCACTCGAAGGGAAGTATT from Triticum dicoccoides isolate Atlit2015 ecotype Zavitan chromosome 6A, WEW_v2.0, whole genome shotgun sequence encodes:
- the LOC119318831 gene encoding pathogenesis-related thaumatin-like protein 3.5, whose product is MGSPSRAALVLALPLLCLLSGATMRAEAARMFTIINKCETTVWPAVTPGGSFGGGGFELKTGQSAVFTAPPAWSGRIWGRTDCAFDQAGTGKCGTGACGAALKCGASGDPPASLAEFTLATTDFYDVSLVDGFNLPITVTPVSGRGNCSVAGCDGDLRDTCPAELSVKGSNGKTAACRSACDVFNTDQYCCRGKFGGPSTCPPTPYSKKFKEACPSAYSYAYDDPSSLFQCSGADYVITFCANRKQSVCTHHNNKLECDASSRHLPIMSAMMLLVLLVSFVAL